The following are from one region of the Pseudodesulfovibrio piezophilus C1TLV30 genome:
- a CDS encoding ATP-binding protein, with protein sequence MIGIFFISYNFYLINNLTLAQVHAKAYESFNKDQSFRYWGAMHGGVYVPVTQETPPNQYLTNVKERDLTTPQGTKLTLMNPAYMIRQLNESFRTLYEVQGHITSLNPLRPENGPDQWEAAALHAFEKGVHEIYEVVQEGDASYARLMRPMLVTAQCLKCHEHQGYKIHDIRGGVSVKVPMAPFLAAKNSLMLRSGSIFILLWTFGVILSLFVSRLLAGNLRALELMAQTLERAKATAEAANSAKSVFLANMSHEIRTPLNGITSMLQLFRTTPMDEEQKEYAKAAIESSERLTRLLSDILDISMAETGVITLRHEPFSLEEVCKLTHKLFQASMDKTKINLEFTCGPGLPESVLGDSVRLQQILINLVGNAIKFTESGRILAEISALSPLSAGTCRILFSISDTGCGIADEKLESLFEPFSQMDEGYNRSYQGAGLGLSICKRLVELMGGSLVVCSVTGQGTTVHFSLIFTLSQKAQPSVETFDGKTPLPSLNLRILLAEDDRVSRLAEKRLLSKLGCEVTAVEDGKRALATLNDSSFDLVILDIQMPEMDGLELTQAIRDGKAGAAKKNLPIIAMTAYAMGGDEERFVKAGVTGYIAKPLDMEDFLNVLRKVLSDRE encoded by the coding sequence ATGATCGGCATTTTTTTCATTTCATATAACTTTTACCTCATTAACAACCTGACGCTCGCTCAGGTTCACGCCAAGGCGTATGAATCATTCAATAAAGACCAATCATTCCGATATTGGGGAGCAATGCACGGGGGGGTCTATGTCCCGGTCACGCAAGAGACCCCTCCGAATCAGTATTTAACGAATGTCAAAGAAAGAGACCTGACAACACCCCAGGGGACGAAACTCACTCTCATGAACCCTGCCTACATGATCCGGCAACTCAATGAGTCATTCAGGACACTCTATGAGGTGCAGGGGCATATCACGAGTCTCAATCCTCTGCGCCCCGAAAATGGGCCGGATCAATGGGAAGCCGCAGCCTTGCATGCTTTCGAAAAGGGGGTCCACGAGATATACGAAGTGGTGCAAGAAGGGGACGCCTCCTATGCCCGTCTCATGAGGCCTATGCTAGTCACGGCGCAATGCCTGAAATGTCACGAACATCAAGGATATAAAATTCATGATATCAGAGGTGGTGTCAGCGTCAAAGTTCCCATGGCTCCATTTCTTGCGGCAAAAAACTCGCTGATGCTTCGATCCGGAAGTATTTTCATACTGCTTTGGACATTTGGCGTAATTCTCTCTCTTTTTGTTTCACGCCTTCTTGCCGGGAATCTTCGGGCCTTGGAACTCATGGCACAAACACTTGAAAGGGCGAAAGCGACTGCCGAGGCCGCGAATTCCGCAAAATCCGTTTTTCTGGCGAACATGAGCCATGAAATCAGAACTCCCCTCAATGGCATTACTTCCATGCTCCAACTCTTCAGAACCACTCCCATGGATGAAGAGCAAAAAGAATATGCAAAAGCCGCCATTGAATCCAGTGAACGATTGACCCGGCTCCTCTCCGATATTCTCGATATTTCCATGGCGGAAACCGGTGTCATAACCCTTCGCCACGAACCTTTTTCGCTGGAAGAAGTCTGTAAACTGACCCACAAGCTCTTCCAAGCCAGTATGGATAAGACCAAAATCAATCTCGAATTCACCTGCGGCCCTGGCTTGCCGGAATCTGTTTTGGGGGACTCCGTCCGCCTCCAGCAGATCCTAATCAATCTCGTCGGCAACGCCATAAAATTCACGGAATCCGGGAGAATACTGGCCGAAATATCCGCACTCTCCCCTCTTTCCGCTGGAACCTGCCGCATTCTTTTTTCCATCTCGGATACAGGGTGTGGCATAGCCGATGAGAAACTCGAATCACTGTTCGAACCATTCTCCCAAATGGATGAAGGATATAACCGCAGTTACCAAGGAGCTGGCCTCGGCCTTTCCATCTGCAAACGCCTGGTGGAACTTATGGGTGGCAGCCTTGTGGTCTGCTCCGTGACAGGACAGGGAACCACGGTTCATTTTTCTCTGATATTCACTCTGTCGCAAAAGGCGCAGCCGTCAGTCGAAACTTTTGATGGAAAGACACCGCTGCCCTCTTTAAATCTCAGGATTCTTCTTGCTGAAGATGACAGGGTCAGCAGGCTCGCTGAAAAACGCCTCTTGAGCAAACTCGGCTGCGAAGTGACAGCGGTCGAGGACGGCAAGCGCGCGCTCGCCACGCTCAATGATTCGTCTTTCGATTTAGTCATCCTGGATATTCAAATGCCGGAGATGGACGGCCTTGAATTGACCCAGGCCATTCGTGACGGCAAGGCTGGAGCAGCGAAAAAGAACCTCCCTATCATTGCCATGACAGCATACGCAATGGGAGGCGATGAAGAAAGATTCGTCAAGGCAGGCGTGACTGGGTATATCGCGAAGCCCCTCGATATGGAGGATTTCCTGAATGTTCTGAGGAAGGTCTTGTCGGACCGGGAGTAA
- a CDS encoding 30S ribosomal protein S1, with protein MEKTTESVEVPEMEMEMNFADALDEYLNSDFGDLDEGTIVAGEIVKVDKDYVLVDVNFKSEGQIPVSEFTEPDGTITVKVGEKVDVFVARKNEAEGTIYLSRDKAKRMQLFDKLEELQEKDGEAVGRIIRRIKGGYTVDLGGVEAFLPGSHVDLRPVPDMDALVNQEFDFKILKINRRRSNVIVSRRVLLEEMRSEQRDKLLGTLEDGQVVTGKVKNITEYGVFIDLGGLDGLLHITDMSWKRIKHPKEMVNLGDDLELKILSFDREAQKVSLGLKQLVPDPWENIAEKYPQDSRFNGTITNLADYGAFVELENGVEGLVHISEMSWTRKLRHPSQMVKVGDEVEVIVLGVDQDKKRISLGMKQISPNPWDVVAEKYPEGTVLEGAIKNITEFGVFIGIEEGIDGLIHVSDISWTKKIRHPSEVYKAGDAVQAKVLTVDKENEKFTLGVKQLTEDPWTQVPSKYPVGQMITGTVTNITDFGLFVEVEEGIEGLVHVSEISRKKVKSPSEMFKEGDSIEAKVIHVSADERRLGLSIKQTKEEAAGSGRKSKSFGGTTSGGDIAGSTLGDLLREKLEEAAGEIPVDEPEVEAAPEVEAAPEVEAAPEVEAAPEVEAAPEAEAEASAEVEAPTEEEK; from the coding sequence ATGGAAAAAACTACTGAATCTGTCGAAGTCCCCGAGATGGAAATGGAAATGAACTTTGCAGATGCTCTTGACGAGTATCTCAATTCCGATTTCGGAGATCTTGACGAAGGCACCATTGTTGCCGGTGAAATCGTCAAAGTCGACAAAGACTACGTCCTCGTTGATGTGAATTTCAAATCCGAGGGCCAGATTCCTGTTTCGGAATTCACCGAGCCTGATGGAACCATTACCGTCAAGGTCGGTGAAAAGGTCGATGTCTTCGTTGCTCGCAAAAATGAGGCCGAAGGCACTATCTACCTGTCCCGCGACAAGGCCAAGCGGATGCAGCTTTTCGACAAGCTGGAAGAACTGCAGGAAAAAGACGGCGAAGCCGTTGGTCGCATCATCCGTCGCATCAAGGGTGGTTACACCGTTGATCTCGGCGGCGTCGAAGCATTCCTGCCTGGCTCCCATGTTGATCTGCGTCCTGTCCCTGACATGGATGCCCTGGTCAATCAGGAGTTCGACTTCAAGATCCTGAAAATCAACCGTCGCCGGAGCAACGTCATTGTTTCCCGCCGTGTCCTCCTTGAGGAAATGCGCAGTGAACAGCGTGACAAGCTGCTCGGCACTCTGGAAGATGGTCAGGTCGTTACCGGTAAGGTCAAGAATATCACCGAATACGGTGTCTTCATCGATCTCGGCGGCCTCGATGGTCTTCTGCATATCACCGACATGTCCTGGAAGCGTATCAAGCATCCCAAGGAAATGGTCAATCTGGGCGACGATCTCGAGCTGAAGATTCTCAGCTTCGACCGCGAAGCCCAGAAAGTTTCCCTCGGTCTCAAGCAGCTCGTGCCTGATCCGTGGGAAAATATCGCTGAGAAGTATCCTCAGGATTCCCGCTTCAACGGCACAATCACCAACCTCGCCGATTACGGTGCGTTTGTTGAGCTGGAGAACGGCGTGGAAGGCCTGGTGCACATCTCCGAGATGTCCTGGACCCGCAAGCTTCGTCACCCTTCCCAGATGGTCAAGGTCGGCGACGAAGTGGAAGTCATTGTGCTGGGCGTTGACCAGGACAAGAAGCGCATCTCTCTCGGTATGAAGCAGATATCCCCGAATCCGTGGGATGTCGTTGCCGAGAAGTATCCCGAGGGCACTGTCCTTGAGGGCGCTATCAAGAATATTACTGAATTCGGCGTCTTCATCGGTATCGAAGAAGGCATCGACGGTCTTATCCATGTGTCCGATATCTCCTGGACCAAGAAAATCCGCCATCCTTCCGAGGTGTACAAGGCCGGTGACGCTGTTCAGGCCAAGGTTCTGACCGTGGACAAGGAAAATGAGAAATTCACCCTTGGTGTCAAGCAGTTGACCGAAGACCCGTGGACTCAGGTTCCCTCCAAGTACCCCGTGGGTCAGATGATCACCGGCACCGTCACCAACATTACTGACTTCGGTCTGTTTGTTGAGGTTGAGGAAGGCATCGAAGGCCTGGTTCACGTCTCCGAGATCAGCCGCAAAAAGGTCAAATCTCCTTCCGAGATGTTCAAGGAAGGCGATTCCATTGAAGCCAAGGTTATTCACGTTTCCGCTGACGAGCGTCGCCTCGGTTTGTCAATCAAGCAGACCAAGGAAGAAGCTGCCGGAAGTGGACGCAAGTCCAAGAGCTTCGGTGGAACCACTTCTGGTGGTGACATTGCGGGTTCCACTCTGGGCGATCTGCTTCGCGAGAAGCTGGAAGAAGCCGCAGGTGAAATTCCGGTCGACGAGCCTGAAGTCGAAGCCGCTCCCGAGGTCGAAGCCGCTCCCGAGGTCGAAGCCGCTCCTGAAGTCGAAGCCGCTCCTGAAGTTGAAGCCGCTCCCGAAGCAGAAGCAGAAGCTTCTGCCGAAGTTGAAGCTCCGACTGAAGAAGAGAAATAG
- the sppA gene encoding signal peptide peptidase SppA has protein sequence MRMEETRFRFSQRHPFLFGVMMIIIAVALMLGATAFFRSMGWMGNGFSFGHEKLGVIHVQGMIMDSTDVVKWARTLRDDDSIKGVLLRVNSPGGAIAPSQEMYQAITALAAVKPVVASYGTVAASGGYYASVPAQFIVANPGSLTASIGVMAEFVTVADALERIGVTPEVLTTGKYKAAGTPMRSLSNAQREQLLGVMQDLHAQFVDDVAKARGMDRDRIDAIADGRAVTGRQALALGLVDMLGSEEQACEKLKEMCSIEGAVTLVEGPVEEKSLIQEIIGSLSINLTSSLPNGWTFSYK, from the coding sequence ATGCGTATGGAAGAAACTCGATTTCGTTTCTCCCAGCGCCACCCCTTTCTCTTTGGGGTGATGATGATCATAATAGCTGTGGCCCTCATGTTGGGGGCCACAGCCTTTTTTCGTTCCATGGGCTGGATGGGCAACGGATTTTCATTCGGGCACGAAAAACTTGGAGTCATTCATGTTCAGGGAATGATCATGGATTCTACCGATGTGGTGAAGTGGGCACGAACGCTTAGGGACGATGATTCCATCAAGGGTGTTCTTCTGCGGGTCAACTCCCCAGGTGGTGCGATTGCTCCCTCGCAGGAAATGTATCAGGCCATAACAGCACTTGCAGCGGTGAAGCCTGTTGTTGCTTCCTATGGAACGGTTGCTGCGAGCGGTGGATATTATGCCTCTGTTCCCGCCCAGTTCATCGTAGCCAATCCCGGTTCACTGACAGCATCTATCGGTGTTATGGCAGAATTTGTCACGGTTGCCGATGCATTGGAAAGAATTGGCGTGACGCCGGAAGTGCTCACGACAGGCAAATACAAAGCCGCCGGAACCCCCATGCGTTCTCTGTCAAATGCGCAGCGTGAACAATTGCTGGGAGTTATGCAAGATTTGCATGCTCAGTTTGTGGATGATGTTGCCAAGGCGCGTGGTATGGATCGTGACCGGATTGATGCCATTGCTGATGGTCGGGCTGTGACAGGAAGACAGGCGCTTGCTCTTGGTCTGGTGGATATGCTTGGGAGTGAAGAACAGGCTTGTGAGAAACTGAAAGAAATGTGCAGTATAGAAGGGGCGGTCACTCTTGTGGAAGGCCCCGTTGAAGAAAAGTCCTTGATTCAGGAAATTATAGGTTCGCTTTCCATTAACCTGACCTCTTCTCTTCCGAACGGATGGACTTTTTCCTACAAATAA